The window GCGGGCTGCTTTCCAGCGGCTTCGGCAATCTCTTCGGCGGCGGGTTCGCCAAGGGCGGCGTCATGACCTCGGGCCGGGTTCAGGCATTTGCCAAGGGCGGGGTCGTTGACGGACCGATGAACTTCGGACTGCGCGGCGGGCGGATCGGCTTGATGGGCGAGGCCGGGCCTGAGGCTATCATGCCCCTGACGCGCGGAGCCGACGGGTCGCTGGGCGTGCGGGCGGCTGGCGGTAGTCGTGGCGTGCATGTGACCATGAACGTCACTACGCCCGATGTTGCCGGTTTCAGCCGCAGCCAGAGCCAGATCGCCGCGCAGATGAGCCGGGCGATGCGCCGTTCCGGCCGCAACCTTTGATCCTCTTGCCAAGGAACCAAATCAATGAACTTCCACGACGTGCGTTTTCCGGCGCGGCTTTCGTTTGGCTCCGTCGGCGGGCCGGAGCGGCGGACCGAGATCGTCTCACTTTCCAATGGTTTCGAAGAGCGAAACGCGCCTTGGGCACATTCGCGCAGGCGATATGATGCTGGAATTGGTGTGCAGTCTCTGGACGACCTGGAAAAACTTGTCGCGTTCTTCGAGGCCCGCAAGGGGCAACTCATAGGGTTTCGGTGGAAGGATTGGACAGACTACAAGTCCTGTCGTCCTTCGGGCGTACTGAGCGATCTGGATCAGGTTATCGGGACAGGCGACGGCCAGACCAGGGATTTTCAACTGGCCAAGAGCTACCGTTCCGGCAGCCATGTCTATGTGCGCCCGATAGCCAAGCCCGTGGAAGACACGACGATCGTGGCGCTGGCAGGTGACCGCAAGATCGAGGGAAGCGACTACGAACTGGCATTGGGCTCCGGGACGATCATCTTCGATACGCCGCCACCTGTCGGCGC of the Algicella marina genome contains:
- a CDS encoding phage tail tape measure protein produces the protein MPDFNDSLDNLETRLVELEDTITGTEAMTAAFRAEMEDVGTTMRDASVSASGLSRSFGTSLKNAFTGLIFDGDKLSNVMTQVGRSFSNTVLNAALKPVTGAIGGLLSSGFGNLFGGGFAKGGVMTSGRVQAFAKGGVVDGPMNFGLRGGRIGLMGEAGPEAIMPLTRGADGSLGVRAAGGSRGVHVTMNVTTPDVAGFSRSQSQIAAQMSRAMRRSGRNL
- a CDS encoding DUF2460 domain-containing protein; amino-acid sequence: MNFHDVRFPARLSFGSVGGPERRTEIVSLSNGFEERNAPWAHSRRRYDAGIGVQSLDDLEKLVAFFEARKGQLIGFRWKDWTDYKSCRPSGVLSDLDQVIGTGDGQTRDFQLAKSYRSGSHVYVRPIAKPVEDTTIVALAGDRKIEGSDYELALGSGTIIFDTPPPVGAEITAGFEFDVPVRFDADRIETSVANFSAGEMPSIPVVEVRV